The Halalkalibacter krulwichiae genome has a segment encoding these proteins:
- a CDS encoding SDR family oxidoreductase, with protein MGNLFDLSGKTAVAIGGNSVLGASISKGLAEHGAKVAILGRNLEKANQVVQEIEENGGTAKAFVADVSSRESLEKAASEIEQWSGGWDIVLNAPGKNSATPFFDLEMDEWDDIMDVNLKGIVVTCQIFAKKMIEQERKGSIINISSVSSTTPLSKVFTYSVSKAGVNSMTQFLAREFAPHGIRVNAIIPGFFPAEQNRKILSEERVQSIMNHTPMNRFGEPDELQGAAVWLSSDKASSFVTGALIRVDGGFGSMTI; from the coding sequence ATGGGAAATTTATTTGATTTATCTGGTAAAACAGCTGTAGCAATTGGAGGAAATAGTGTTTTAGGAGCTTCTATTTCAAAAGGATTAGCAGAACATGGTGCAAAAGTAGCCATTCTTGGACGAAACCTTGAAAAAGCCAATCAAGTTGTTCAAGAAATCGAAGAGAACGGTGGAACTGCCAAAGCATTTGTTGCTGACGTTAGTTCCCGCGAATCTTTAGAAAAGGCAGCAAGTGAAATTGAGCAATGGTCTGGCGGATGGGATATCGTTCTAAATGCACCAGGAAAAAATAGTGCGACTCCATTTTTTGACTTAGAGATGGATGAGTGGGATGATATTATGGATGTTAATTTAAAGGGAATTGTTGTTACTTGTCAAATCTTTGCAAAGAAAATGATTGAGCAAGAAAGAAAAGGGAGTATTATAAACATTTCGTCCGTTTCTTCAACTACACCACTATCAAAAGTATTCACATACTCTGTTTCTAAAGCCGGTGTAAATAGCATGACACAGTTCCTTGCGAGAGAATTTGCTCCACATGGCATCCGTGTAAATGCAATCATTCCAGGATTTTTCCCAGCGGAGCAAAATCGTAAAATATTAAGTGAAGAACGAGTTCAATCGATTATGAACCACACTCCGATGAATCGCTTTGGTGAGCCAGATGAACTTCAAGGTGCAGCTGTTTGGCTTTCATCTGATAAGGCATCAAGCTTTGTAACAGGTGCACTTATTAGAGTGGACGGTGGTTTCGGTAGTATGACAATCTAA
- the larE gene encoding ATP-dependent sacrificial sulfur transferase LarE produces MVKDKYQKLVSILQEMKSVVVAFSGGVDSTFLLKAAVDALGSERVLAVTADSETYPSSELLEAKELAKRIGVEHQVIETSELAIPGYTENDKNRCYFCKNSLFELLIPVMEEKGYENVVYGVISDDMNEHRPGMKAAKEKGVRGPLQEAQLFKQEIRELSKQFGLPTWDKPSFACLSSRIAYGETITKEKLTKVEKAEAYLKSHGIRQVRVRTHQEMARIEVEPKDMKMVLDNHEAISKELQTYGYKYVTLDLIGYQSGSMNKVLS; encoded by the coding sequence ATGGTTAAAGATAAATATCAGAAGTTAGTTTCAATTCTCCAAGAAATGAAGTCGGTTGTAGTAGCTTTTTCTGGTGGTGTTGATAGTACATTCTTATTAAAAGCAGCTGTCGATGCATTAGGAAGTGAGCGGGTATTAGCGGTAACTGCAGATTCTGAGACTTATCCATCATCTGAATTATTGGAAGCAAAAGAATTAGCTAAGAGGATTGGAGTAGAGCATCAAGTTATAGAAACTTCTGAATTGGCAATTCCAGGTTATACAGAAAATGATAAAAATCGGTGCTACTTTTGTAAGAATAGTTTGTTTGAGCTTTTAATTCCTGTTATGGAAGAAAAAGGCTACGAAAATGTAGTATATGGAGTCATATCAGACGACATGAATGAACATCGACCGGGAATGAAAGCTGCGAAGGAAAAGGGAGTTCGTGGTCCGTTGCAGGAGGCTCAACTATTTAAGCAAGAAATAAGAGAGCTCTCTAAGCAATTTGGTTTACCGACATGGGATAAACCTTCATTTGCATGTTTATCTTCAAGGATTGCATATGGCGAAACAATTACGAAAGAGAAGCTTACGAAAGTTGAAAAAGCTGAAGCATATTTGAAATCGCACGGTATTCGTCAAGTTAGAGTGCGAACTCATCAGGAAATGGCGAGAATTGAAGTCGAACCAAAAGACATGAAAATGGTGTTAGACAATCATGAAGCTATTTCAAAGGAGTTACAAACTTATGGTTATAAATATGTTACATTGGATTTAATTGGCTATCAGAGTGGTAGTATGAATAAAGTTCTATCATAA
- a CDS encoding 6-phosphofructokinase produces the protein MYDAVFVLGGRKAYHFFEHLTNELKIRALFIPVSIYNDITESKQSLGYDSALNAVVEDIYKIEDTISSCRHDQFRLFGVQVPGVDGSNLAKDLAITIGDLICYWEVDSTEDLFGVINDKIRSEKNHSFLIFDDRVDLKTVENHLLANLNEISWSFTKVDEAQCMGKSPTAIDRLLAKHIAFEAINWSKSNEGSGRLLLQDNKAFFQASIASVV, from the coding sequence ATGTATGATGCAGTTTTCGTATTAGGAGGAAGAAAGGCTTATCACTTTTTTGAACATCTCACAAACGAATTAAAGATAAGAGCCTTGTTTATTCCTGTGTCCATATATAATGACATTACAGAATCGAAACAATCCCTTGGCTATGATTCTGCTTTGAATGCCGTTGTTGAAGATATTTATAAAATTGAAGATACGATTTCATCTTGTAGACATGATCAATTCCGTCTTTTTGGCGTACAAGTACCTGGTGTGGATGGAAGTAATTTAGCAAAAGATCTAGCTATTACGATTGGAGATTTAATCTGCTATTGGGAAGTTGATTCCACTGAGGATTTGTTTGGAGTTATAAACGATAAGATCAGATCTGAAAAAAATCATTCTTTTCTCATTTTTGATGATCGTGTCGATTTAAAAACGGTTGAGAATCATTTACTTGCAAATTTGAATGAAATTTCGTGGAGCTTTACCAAGGTCGACGAAGCGCAATGTATGGGTAAATCTCCTACGGCCATTGATCGCCTTCTAGCAAAACATATTGCTTTTGAGGCCATTAATTGGAGCAAATCCAATGAAGGATCAGGTAGGCTATTATTACAAGATAATAAGGCATTTTTTCAAGCTAGCATTGCTAGTGTTGTATAG
- a CDS encoding lactate racemase domain-containing protein, with translation MGILQDLLKDIPVPKMAKVKQHFDDSKIENIDEVLQESLHQDLITKKIKPGMEVAIAVGSRGMDRLVEITAGTVKFLKDLGAKPFIVPSMGSHGGATAEGQREVLAHLGVTEESVDAEIRSSMEVIKLGELENGLPVYIDKYASKADGIVVINRIKPHTAFRGKVESGLMKMISIGLGKQKGAEACHQLGFKYMAENVPAMAKMMMDKTPILFGVATLENAFDKVARVEVIAAEEIEAKEPELQSLAKQLLPKLFFEQIDVLVIDEIGKNISGDGMDPNITGRYPTPYAHGGPEVNKMVVLDLTPETEGNANGVGTADFTTQRLVDKMNREFTYANGLTSTVVAPTKIATTLANDKEAIQAAVKTCNILDFSKVKLVRIKNTLEIGEIEVSEALLDHIASHPQLEQSSDLFEPEFDLNGNLK, from the coding sequence ATGGGAATCCTTCAAGATTTATTAAAAGATATTCCAGTGCCCAAGATGGCTAAAGTAAAACAGCACTTTGATGACAGCAAGATTGAAAACATTGATGAAGTGTTACAAGAGAGCTTACATCAAGATTTAATCACAAAGAAAATTAAACCTGGCATGGAGGTTGCTATAGCTGTTGGAAGCAGAGGGATGGATCGGCTCGTGGAGATTACTGCTGGTACAGTTAAATTTTTAAAGGATCTAGGTGCTAAACCTTTTATCGTTCCAAGCATGGGAAGTCATGGAGGTGCAACTGCTGAAGGGCAACGAGAAGTATTAGCGCATCTTGGTGTAACAGAAGAAAGTGTGGACGCTGAAATTCGATCTTCAATGGAGGTAATCAAGCTTGGTGAGTTAGAAAATGGCTTACCTGTTTATATTGATAAGTATGCTTCGAAAGCAGATGGTATTGTTGTCATAAACCGTATCAAGCCTCATACTGCCTTTCGAGGTAAAGTTGAAAGTGGTCTGATGAAAATGATTAGCATTGGGCTTGGAAAACAAAAAGGTGCTGAAGCCTGCCATCAGCTTGGCTTCAAATATATGGCTGAAAATGTACCGGCAATGGCAAAAATGATGATGGATAAAACACCAATTTTGTTTGGTGTAGCTACTTTAGAAAATGCTTTTGATAAAGTAGCAAGAGTTGAAGTTATAGCAGCTGAAGAAATCGAAGCAAAAGAACCAGAATTACAATCATTAGCTAAACAATTGTTACCTAAACTATTCTTTGAACAAATTGATGTTCTTGTAATTGATGAGATAGGTAAGAACATAAGCGGTGATGGTATGGATCCTAACATAACCGGTCGATATCCAACACCATATGCTCATGGAGGACCAGAAGTAAATAAGATGGTTGTATTAGATTTAACCCCTGAAACAGAAGGGAATGCAAATGGTGTAGGGACGGCCGATTTTACAACACAGCGTCTTGTCGATAAGATGAATCGTGAGTTCACTTATGCGAACGGATTAACGTCGACAGTTGTTGCGCCTACGAAAATTGCAACAACATTAGCAAATGATAAGGAAGCTATTCAAGCAGCGGTAAAAACATGTAATATTTTAGACTTTTCAAAAGTAAAACTAGTGAGGATAAAAAATACTTTAGAAATTGGGGAAATAGAAGTGTCGGAAGCTTTGTTAGATCATATTGCTAGTCATCCGCAATTGGAGCAGTCCTCTGATTTATTTGAACCTGAATTTGATCTAAATGGAAACCTAAAATAA
- a CDS encoding LarC family nickel insertion protein: protein MKTLYIDCFSGISGDMMIGALLDAGGDFSELKKELTKLKIDEEYELVSNKVVKNGITSTKFDVLLKTEEHEHSHGHEHSHSHEHSHGHEHSHGHDHNHNHTHGGHHHHRSYKDIVTLINATDLSQQVKETALNIFKKIGVAEGRIHNEPLETVHFHEVGAVDSIIDIVGVAILLEKMEIGKVKSAPIPVGTGKIRIDHGVYPVPAPATLEMLKQLPVVQSEVKAELTTPTGAAIASVLVEEFCSLPTMKVIEVGYGAGTKTFKDHPNVLRLVIGEEF, encoded by the coding sequence ATGAAAACACTTTATATAGATTGTTTTTCTGGAATTAGTGGAGATATGATGATCGGTGCTCTTCTTGATGCAGGAGGAGATTTCTCTGAGCTAAAGAAGGAATTAACTAAGCTCAAGATTGATGAGGAATATGAATTAGTGTCAAATAAAGTAGTCAAAAATGGTATAACTAGTACCAAGTTTGATGTGTTATTAAAAACGGAAGAGCATGAACACAGTCATGGACATGAACATAGTCATAGTCATGAACACAGTCATGGACATGAACACAGTCATGGACATGATCATAATCACAACCACACTCATGGTGGACATCACCATCACAGATCATATAAAGACATTGTTACACTCATTAATGCTACTGATTTATCGCAACAAGTGAAAGAGACAGCTTTGAATATTTTTAAAAAGATCGGCGTCGCAGAAGGTAGAATTCATAATGAACCTTTAGAAACGGTTCACTTTCACGAGGTTGGTGCTGTAGATTCAATAATTGATATTGTTGGGGTTGCTATCTTGCTAGAGAAGATGGAGATTGGGAAGGTTAAATCTGCTCCCATTCCTGTAGGTACAGGAAAAATTCGAATAGACCATGGTGTTTACCCTGTGCCAGCACCTGCTACATTAGAGATGTTGAAACAATTACCAGTTGTTCAGAGTGAGGTGAAAGCGGAGTTAACAACTCCGACTGGAGCAGCAATTGCATCCGTTCTTGTAGAAGAATTCTGTTCATTGCCAACAATGAAAGTAATTGAAGTCGGTTATGGAGCAGGAACGAAGACTTTTAAAGATCACCCGAATGTACTGCGTTTAGTCATTGGCGAAGAATTCTAG
- the larB gene encoding nickel pincer cofactor biosynthesis protein LarB: MLEDILKQVQNGTLSIDEARTKLATYEDLGFAKVDHHRKKRQGFPEIVYGEGKTPEQIISIIQSLRNHNNNVLVTRISKEKAEKVILVCPEFQYHEAARILLWKKEIPKNGHGYINVICAGTSDLNVAEEAAITAEALGCEVHRIYDVGVAGIHRLFDHYQEIQQATVSVVVAGMEGALPSVIGGLVSHPVIAVPTSIGYGANFQGLSALLTMLNSCASGISVVNIDNGFGGAYNAALIYQLAQKGAKDA, translated from the coding sequence ATGTTAGAAGATATTTTAAAACAAGTTCAAAATGGTACGTTAAGTATAGACGAAGCGCGGACTAAATTAGCAACCTATGAAGATCTTGGCTTTGCCAAAGTGGATCATCATAGGAAGAAAAGACAAGGGTTTCCTGAGATTGTTTATGGAGAAGGGAAAACACCAGAGCAAATCATTTCTATTATCCAGTCATTAAGAAACCATAATAACAACGTACTTGTGACAAGAATTTCTAAAGAAAAAGCAGAGAAAGTTATTTTAGTTTGTCCAGAGTTTCAATACCATGAAGCGGCACGAATTTTATTATGGAAGAAGGAAATTCCAAAAAACGGCCACGGATATATAAATGTCATTTGTGCTGGTACTTCAGATTTAAATGTGGCTGAAGAAGCTGCTATTACTGCAGAAGCTCTAGGGTGCGAAGTTCATCGAATTTATGATGTTGGGGTGGCTGGTATACACCGGTTATTTGATCATTATCAAGAAATTCAACAGGCAACCGTTTCGGTAGTTGTAGCTGGTATGGAAGGTGCTTTGCCTAGTGTTATTGGAGGACTTGTTTCCCATCCAGTTATTGCCGTACCGACAAGTATAGGTTATGGGGCTAATTTTCAAGGTTTGTCGGCGCTCTTAACAATGCTAAATTCTTGTGCCTCAGGAATAAGTGTTGTCAATATTGATAATGGATTTGGAGGAGCATATAACGCTGCACTAATTTATCAATTAGCGCAAAAAGGGGCAAAGGATGCATGA
- a CDS encoding gluconokinase has product MSRELVIGLDLGTTSAKAVVFNLQGNVVAEAEEMITSYYPQTGWVEQDPNEIERLAVLAVRSAVEKAQIKEDELLTVGFSSAMHSLICVDHDGDALGRAIIWADGRSTEQAEKLKQLEGFKLYQKTGMPNHPMSPLTKLIWMKENRYEPYQQAAHFMSIKEFVILKWFGQRVVDFAMASATGLFNLNSFQWDEEALEIAAVSKEQLSTIVPPTECIKGFKSEIAMEMGINVNVPFVIGSADGQLANLGIGAILPGEVAITAGTSGAIRQFSKNASIDHKHETFCYAFSKEYSIIGGPTNNGGIALQWLKELLNYEGSFDELTKEAEQVLPGAEGILFHPYINGERAPLWNQQAKGNFFGVTITHKKQHFVRAVLEGITFNLYQIGQALERIAGEPNKLYVNGGLSRSPLWLQMLADVFDKEVYVPESHHSAAWGAAWTGLVSIGKVDSFEEIKKNVPMGDVIKPNKQNHLVYKEIYSKYEKLGRDLSKYF; this is encoded by the coding sequence ATGTCAAGAGAGTTGGTAATAGGACTTGACCTTGGTACTACGAGCGCAAAAGCGGTCGTGTTCAATTTACAAGGAAATGTGGTCGCAGAAGCTGAGGAGATGATTACTTCTTATTATCCTCAGACTGGCTGGGTTGAACAAGATCCAAATGAAATTGAACGTCTAGCAGTTCTTGCTGTTCGTTCTGCTGTAGAAAAAGCGCAAATAAAAGAAGATGAACTTTTGACCGTAGGGTTTTCAAGTGCGATGCATTCTTTAATTTGTGTTGATCATGATGGCGATGCTTTAGGCAGAGCTATTATTTGGGCGGATGGTCGAAGTACGGAGCAAGCAGAAAAATTAAAACAACTGGAAGGTTTTAAGCTTTATCAAAAGACGGGTATGCCTAATCATCCGATGTCTCCGTTAACTAAGCTAATCTGGATGAAAGAAAACAGATATGAGCCTTATCAGCAAGCTGCTCACTTTATGTCAATCAAGGAATTTGTCATTTTAAAATGGTTCGGTCAAAGAGTTGTTGATTTTGCAATGGCATCGGCTACAGGTTTGTTTAACCTTAACAGTTTCCAATGGGACGAAGAAGCACTGGAAATCGCAGCAGTTTCTAAAGAACAGCTTTCAACAATTGTTCCACCGACAGAATGTATAAAAGGATTCAAAAGTGAGATTGCAATGGAAATGGGCATAAATGTTAATGTTCCATTTGTCATTGGATCTGCTGATGGCCAATTAGCGAATTTAGGAATTGGAGCAATCTTACCAGGTGAGGTAGCAATAACCGCTGGAACGAGTGGAGCAATTAGACAATTCTCCAAAAATGCATCTATAGATCATAAACATGAGACATTTTGCTATGCTTTTTCAAAAGAATACTCCATTATTGGAGGACCTACAAATAATGGAGGAATTGCCCTTCAGTGGTTGAAAGAGTTACTTAATTATGAAGGAAGCTTTGATGAACTAACAAAAGAAGCCGAGCAAGTGTTACCAGGGGCAGAAGGGATATTGTTTCACCCTTATATTAATGGTGAGAGAGCGCCTTTATGGAATCAACAGGCAAAAGGAAACTTTTTTGGAGTAACTATTACACATAAGAAACAACATTTTGTCCGTGCAGTATTAGAAGGAATTACATTTAATTTATACCAAATTGGACAAGCTCTAGAACGGATTGCTGGTGAGCCTAACAAGCTTTATGTAAATGGAGGGTTGTCAAGGTCTCCATTATGGCTTCAAATGTTAGCTGATGTTTTTGATAAGGAAGTATATGTTCCTGAAAGCCACCATAGTGCTGCATGGGGAGCGGCTTGGACTGGTCTAGTCTCGATTGGAAAAGTTGACTCCTTCGAAGAGATTAAGAAGAATGTTCCAATGGGTGATGTCATTAAACCGAATAAGCAAAACCACCTAGTTTATAAAGAAATTTACAGCAAATACGAAAAACTAGGCAGAGACTTATCGAAGTATTTTTAA
- the larC gene encoding nickel insertion protein, translated as MVKMEVNLDDIPGEWLGYVMDLLFEQGANDVFYTPIYMKKNRPATLLQLLCSQDNVRKMEDILFRETTTLGIRYYPVTVHRLERQFRKVLTQWGPITVKEGIYKGEIVQRSPEFEDCKKVADVYQLPIKKVYEQVWKQINNQMDQ; from the coding sequence ATGGTAAAAATGGAAGTGAACCTCGACGATATACCTGGGGAATGGCTTGGTTATGTAATGGATCTATTATTTGAACAAGGGGCGAATGATGTTTTCTATACCCCCATCTATATGAAAAAAAATAGACCAGCTACGTTGCTCCAGTTACTTTGTTCACAAGATAACGTACGAAAAATGGAAGATATACTTTTTAGAGAAACGACGACTCTAGGAATACGATATTATCCGGTAACCGTACATCGTTTGGAAAGGCAGTTTAGAAAAGTCCTCACACAGTGGGGACCGATCACTGTCAAGGAAGGAATATATAAGGGAGAAATTGTTCAGAGATCACCAGAATTTGAAGATTGTAAGAAAGTTGCAGACGTATATCAACTTCCGATAAAAAAAGTATATGAACAAGTTTGGAAACAAATTAACAATCAAATGGATCAGTAA